One Solanum pennellii chromosome 9, SPENNV200 DNA segment encodes these proteins:
- the LOC107031365 gene encoding probable indole-3-pyruvate monooxygenase YUCCA3, producing MNQYCNSPCSPLMVHELEQEDLFAGRCILVNGPVIIGAGPSGLAVGAGLKQQGVPFVILDRANCIASLWQNRTYDRLKLHLPRQFCELPYFPFPQNFPEYPTKYQFISYLESYAKNFEISPRFNESVHSAKYDETCGLWRVKTVCRNGSVIEYICRWLVVATGENAEKVVPEFEGLEDFGGHIMHACDYKTGEVYEGKNVLVVGCGNSGMEVSLDLCHHNAIPSMVVRSSVHVLPREILGKSTFELGVSMMKWLSIDVVDKILLVAARLLLGNIEKYGLKRPSIGPLQLKNTEGKTPVLDIGALQKIKTGNIKIVPAIKKFSQGKVEFVNGEIQEIDCIILATGYCSNVPSWLKETEFFSREGFPRSPFPNGWKGKAGLYAVGFTKRGLSGASLDAIKVSQDIGKIWKEEIKQKNQSVAVACHRRNKLSSF from the exons ATGAATCAATATTGTAATAGTCCTTGTTCACCACTAATGGTTCATGAACTTGAACAAGAAGACTTGTTTGCTGGTAGATGTATACTAGTAAATGGTCCTGTTATTATCGGTGCTGGTCCTTCAGGACTAGCAGTTGGCGCGGGCCTAAAACAACAAGGGGTTCCCTTTGTGATCTTAGACCGCGCCAACTGCATTGCATCCTTATGGCAAAACAGGACGTATGATCGCCTTAAACTTCACCTCCCGCGACAATTCTGTGAATTGCCTTACTTCCCATTTCCACAAAACTTCCCTGAGTATCCTACCAAGTATCAATTCATTAGCTACCTTGAATCTTATGCCAAGAACTTCGAGATCAGCCCACGATTCAATGAGTCGGTCCACTCTGCTAAGTATGATGAAACATGtggtttatggagggtgaagaCAGTGTGTAGAAATGGTTCAGTCATTGAATATATATGTAGGTGGCTTGTGGTGGCTACAGGAGAGAATGCAGAAAAAGTAGTGCCCGAATTCGAAGGATTAGAAGATTTTGGTGGACATATTATGCATGCTTGTGACTATAAAACAGGGGAAGTTTATGAAGGGAAGAATGTGTTAGTTGTTGGATGTGGTAATTCAGGCATGGAAGTTTCACTTGATCTTTGTCACCATAATGCAATTCCATCCATGGTTGTTCGAAGCTCG GTTCATGTTTTACCAAGGGAAATACTCGGAAAATCAACGTTTGAGTTAGGAGTATCAATGATGAAATGGCTATCAATTGATGTAGTTGACAAGATATTACTAGTTGCAGCAAGGTTACTTCTTGGAAACATAGAAAAGTATGGTTTAAAAAGGCCATCCATTGGACCTTTACAACTCAAGAACACAGAAGGAAAAACTCCAGTTCTAGACATAGGTGCATTACAAAAGATTAAAACAGGAAACATAAAGATAGTTCCAGCAATCAAAAAATTTTCTCAAGGAAAAGTAGAATTTGTCAATGGAGAAATACAAGAAATTGATTGTATCATTTTGGCAACAGGATATTGCAGCAATGTTCCTTCATGGTTAAag GAAACTGAATTTTTTTCAAGGGAGGGATTTCCAAGAAGTCCATTTCCAAATGGATGGAAAGGAAAAGCTGGTTTATATGCAGTTGGATTTACAAAGAGAGGACTTTCTGGTGCATCTTTGGATGCAATTAAAGTATCACAAGATATTGGAAAAATTTGGAAAGAAGAAATTAAACAGAAAAATCAATCTGTTGCTGTTGCATGTCATAGAAGAAACAAGTTATCTTCCTTCTAG
- the LOC107031364 gene encoding 7-hydroxymethyl chlorophyll a reductase, chloroplastic → MAFLSGKFSTLPFKFYTVSSSSQQQDANRNLKSVKIREDWRKKSRPIPPGGTYPAKDHCSHCGLCDTYYIAHVNNACAFLGDGMSRVEALEPIVHGRGRKEDSLDETYMGVYENLLYARKTKPVEGAQWTGIVTTIAVEMLKAGMVEAVICVQSDPEDRFAPRPVLARTPEEVIAAKGVKPTLSPNLNTLALVEAAGVKRLLFCGVGCQVQALRSVEQYLNLEKLYVLGTNCVDNGPREGLDKFLKAASSEPETVLHYEFMQDYKVHLKHLDGHIEEVPYFCLPANDLVDVIAPSCYSCFDYTNGLADLVVGYMGVPKYSGISMMQHPQYVTVRNERGREMLNLIENLLEITPTISSGKRRPFVVETVKADDEAKFGRGPSQPAPKFVGNLIAFLLNIVGPKGLEFARYSLDYHTIRNYLHVVRKWGKERADRHMPEYAKKIVSMYNESGEIDQMLSKK, encoded by the exons ATGGCGTTTCTTAGTGGAAAATTCTCTACTTTACCCTTCAAATTTTACACTGTTTCATCTTCTTCACAACAACAAG ATGCAAACCGAAATCTGAAATCAGTGAAAATTAGAGAAGATTGGAGGAAAAAATCTCGACCTATTCCTCCTGGTGGGACTTATCCAGCTAAAGACCACTGCAG CCACTGTGGTTTGTGTGACACTTACTACATTGCTCATGTGAATAATGCATGTGCTTTCTTGGGGGATGGCATGTCTAGAGTTGAA GCTTTGGAACCTATTGTCCATGGACGAGGACGGAAAGAAGATTCCTTGGATGAGACTTATATGGGGGTGTATGAGAATCTATTGTATGCTCGTAAAACTAAGCCTGTGGAAG GAGCTCAATGGACGGGGATAGTGACAACTATTGCCGTGGAGATGCTAAAAGCTGGGATGGTGGAAGCTGTTATTTGTGTTCAGAG tGATCCAGAAGATCGATTTGCTCCTCGACCTGTCCTGGCAAG GACTCCGGAGGAAGTTATAGCAGCTAAAGGTGTTAAGCCGACACTGTCTCCTAATCTAAATACTCTTGCCTTAGTTGAG GCAGCTGGTGTAAAGCGCCTTCTCTTCTGCGGGGTTGGCTGCCAAGTTCAAG CTCTAAGATCAGTGGAGCAATATTTGAATCTGGAAAAACTTTATGTTCTAGGCACTAACTGTG TGGATAATGGACCACGAGAAGGCTTAGATAAATTTCTGAAGGCTGCTAGCAGTGAACCTGAAACAGTTCTCCACTATGAGTTTATGCAAGACTACAAG GTCCATCTGAAGCATTTGGATGGCCATATTGAAGAG GTTCCCTATTTCTGTTTACCAGCAAATGACTTGGTTGATGTTATTGCCCCATCTTGTTACAG CTGTTTTGACTACACAAATGGCTTGGCG GATTTGGTGGTGGGATACATGGGTGTGCCGAAATACAGTGGAATCAGCATGATGCAGCATCCCCAGTATGTAACTGTCAG AAATGAACGTGGTAGAGAAATGCTAAACCTTATCGAGAACCTCTTGGAAATTACTCCAACGATAAGTAGT GGTAAGCGGCGTCCATTTGTCGTGGAAACCGTGAAGGCAGATGATGAAGCAAAATTTG GAAGAGGTCCTTCTCAACCTGCTCCAAAGTTTGTTGGAAATTTAATAGCATTTCTTCTCAACATA GTCGGACCGAAGGGTCTAGAATTTGCACGTTACTCGCTAGATTATCACACAATCAGAAATTACTTACACGTAGTCCGCAAATGGGGAAAAGAAAG AGCGGACAGACATATGCCTGAATATGCAAAGAAAATTGTTAGCATGTACAACGAGAGTGGAGAAATTGATCAAATGCTTTCCAAAAAGTGA